A region of Salvelinus namaycush isolate Seneca chromosome 9, SaNama_1.0, whole genome shotgun sequence DNA encodes the following proteins:
- the LOC120053953 gene encoding phospholipid phosphatase-related protein type 3-like, with the protein MMTPRDPKPKKTQPKDSLTLLPCFYFVELPIVASFMVSLYFLELTDLLHPAQVGFRCHDRTLSMPYVDGGDELIPLLMLLSLAFAGPAASIMIGEGLVYCMQSHLKIRPGVEGSINAGGCNFNSFLRRTVRFVGVHVFGLCATALVTDVIQLATGYHSPFFLTVCKPNYTQPGVACDKNPYITKDICSSHDQHAILSARKTFPSQHATLSAFAAVYISMYFNSTISDSTKLLKPVLVFAFAIAAALTGLTQITQYRSHPIDVYVGFLIGAGIAAYLAFHAVGNFRSSDDIIIKPATPPQKEDALRALTQRGHDSVYNKGVASASESADEIAAPPSLDRLEGMGCPLQREKASMGSLKRASVDVELLAPRSPMGQQTMVTFSNTLPRASMNANGGLGTNGAPDDSMMQPTQPVKRRLKAVQVPMDPMRSQQLVTEWKQKSMEMRGLSLRDEAEREASEEGSEGEEEVSEDGGPQALLYPSTVQSNSGASTGQIPISVGPPGGVRVVATTRPPHIPETGPPPVSPKSALTRAKWLSITEKSSGGGSLRGAPNQPRIMQVIAMSKQQGLLQSSFSGDTPKSSETTSTSSCTSSTASADSPHYRPPLEAQRNSAIITVDAHAPHHPVVHTATLPSSGNGNPWKWRDTSSGSDPRDAYELNDLNRSAARGSTGSFRPHQTISPCSSTGNGDPEVLPPPPLPHTEVLHDGRSRESTLQRKTALVQFQNKTGQENYYKKLQGARRNKE; encoded by the exons ATGATGACTCCGAGAGACCCAAAGCCCAAGAAGACACAACCCAAAGATAGCTTGACGTTGTTGCCTTGCTTCTATTTTGTAGAG CTGCCCATTGTGGCTTCTTTTATGGTGTCGCTCTACTTCTTGGAGCTGACGGACCTGCTCCACCCGGCCCAGGTGGGTTTCCGTTGCCATGACCGCACGCTGAGCATGCCCTACGTGGACGGTGGAGACGAGCTCATCCCTTTACTCATGCTGCTCAGCCTGGCCTTCGCTGGGCCGGCCGCCTCG ATAATGATAGGGGAGGGCCTGGTCTATTGCATGCAGTCACACCTTAAGATCCGCCCTGGGGTGGAGGGCAGCATCAACGCCGGCGGGTGCAACTTCAACTCCTTCCTACGGCGAACGGTGCGCTTTGTAG GCGTCCATGTGTTTGGGCTGTGTGCCACGGCTCTAGTAACTGATGTGATCCAGTTGGCCACAGGCTATCACTCCCCCTTCTTTCTGACCGTGTGTAAGCCCAACTACACTCAGCCAGGTGTGGCATGTGACAAAAACCCCTACATCACCAAGGACATCTGCTCCAGCCACGACCAGCACGCCATCCTCTCCGCCAG GAAAACCTTTCCCTCCCAGCATGCAACCCTGTCTGCATTTGCTGCTGTGTACATATCA ATGTACTTCAACTCAACCATCTCAGACAGCACCAAGCTGCTAAAGCCAGTGTTGGTGTTTGCGTTTGCCATCGCTGCGGCACTAACCGGACTGACCCAGATCACCCAGTACCGCAGCCACCCCATCGACGTCTATGTGGGCTTCCTCATAGGGGCCGGCATCGCTGCCTACCTG GCTTTCCACGCCGTTGGCAACTTCAGGTCCTCTGACGACATCATCATCAAGCCAGCTACGCCCCCCCAGAAGGAGGACGCCCTACGAGCTCTGACACAGCGGGGCCACGATTCAGTCTACAACAAAGGTGTAGCTTCAGCGTCGGAGAGCGCCGACGAGATCGCTGCGCCCCCCTCCCTGGACCGGCTGGAAGGCATGGGGTGTCCGCTGCAGCGCGAGAAAGCCTCCATGGGCAGCCTGAAGAGGGCCAGCGTGGACGTGGAGCTCCTGGCACCCCGCAGCCCCATGGGTCAGCAGACCATGGTGACCTTCAGCAACACGCTGCCCAGAGCTAGCATGAATGCGAACGGGGGCCTGGGCACTAATGGGGCCCCCGACGATTCCATGATGCAGCCCACCCAGCCTGTAAAGAGGAGGCTCAAGGCTGTGCAGGTGCCCATGGACCCCATGCGCTCACAGCAGCTGGTGACAGAGTGGAAGCAGAAGTCCATGGAGATGCGGGGTCTGAGCCTCAGAGATGAGGCCGAGCGGGAGGCCAGTGAGGAGGGCTCCGAAGGGGAAGAGGAAGTGTCTGAGGACGGGGGGCCACAGGCCTTGTTATACCCATCTACGGTGCAGTCCAACAGTGGAGCTTCCACCGGCCAAATCCCCATCAGTGTGGGGCCTCCGGGGGGTGTGAGGGTGGTGGCAACCACCAGACCCCCCCACATCCCAGAGACAGGTCCCCCGCCAGTGTCGCCCAAGAGCGCATTGACCCGTGCCAAGTGGCTGTCCATCACGGAGAAGAGCAGTGGCGGCGGGTCGCTTCGGGGGGCTCCCAACCAGCCACGCATCATGCAGGTGATCGCAATGTCCAAACAGCAGGGCCTCCTCCAGTCCTCCTTCTCGGGGGACACGCCCAAGTCCTCCgagaccacctccacctcctcctgcaCCTCCTCTACGGCCAGCGCCGACTCGCCCCACTACCGCCCGCCCTTGGAGGCCCAGCGCAATTCGGCCATCATCACGGTAGACGCCCACGCCCCCCACCACCCTGTGGTGCACACTGCCACCCTGCCCTCTTCTGGCAATGGGAATCCCTGGAAGTGGAGAGACACGTCCAGCGGCAGCGACCCTCGCGACGCCTACGAGCTAAACGACCTGAACCGCAGCGCTGCTCGCGGCAGCACTGGCAGTTTCCGGCCGCACCAGACCATCTCGCCCTGCTCCTCCACTGGCAACGGCGACCCCGAAGTGCTCCCCCCTCCGCCCCTCCCTCACACCGAGGTCCTCCATGACGGGCGAAGCCGAGAGTCCACTTTACAACGCAAGACCGCGCTAGTTCAATTTCAAAACAAGACTGGACAGGAGAACTACTATAAAAAACTACAGGGTGCCCGGAGGAATAAGGAGTAG